One Setaria italica strain Yugu1 chromosome II, Setaria_italica_v2.0, whole genome shotgun sequence DNA segment encodes these proteins:
- the LOC111256376 gene encoding uncharacterized protein LOC111256376, with protein sequence MDDHRTIGKTNPERWLILWSIYAQVYGILDWRDTISCYYTETLKKVWIQNSKPYSITLTIKKLQEMINEDLTMDHDCFNLVIRKIMFDNIELVKKTKGTVSKHCLDMQF encoded by the exons ATGGACGATCACAGAACAATTGGAAAAACCAATCCAGAAAGATGG CTCATCTTGTGGTCTATTTATGCTCAAGTTTATGGAATACTGGACTGGAGAGACACTATCTCATGCTATTACACAG AAACATTGAA GAAAGTATGGATCCAAAACTCCAAACCATATTCCATTACCTTGACTATCAAAAAGCTGCAAGAAATGATAAATGAGGATTTGACCATGGACCATGATTGTTTTAATTTGGTCATACGAAAGATTATGTTCGACAACATTGAATTAGTGAAGAAGACCAAAGGAACAGTATCAAAACATTGTCTGGACATGCAATTTTAG